The following coding sequences are from one Candidatus Nitronereus thalassa window:
- a CDS encoding molybdopterin-dependent oxidoreductase: MKSWSRRNLLKTASSLVLASALPTPSISLAGMWSQLFGGFGREVSPITPNDEFYITSYRSPPDIRLYDWALTLKGLVKSPMTLTYSELLARPTVSEIVTLECVGNAVGDESIGTAEWNGVSLKTLLNETGIESNAYDVVLRAADGYSDSIPIERAMHGDVLVAHQMNGVTLPTGHGYPARLIVPGVYGMKHVQWLTEIELVPRDYQGYYQKQGWTDDATVQTKTWITDPQDYDELPSKDFLIKGFAFAGIRGIRSVEISLNGGDTWHPAHLKPAQSPYSWVFWDYLWKEPRPGVYVLLARATDGTGMMQSFLHQKPFPKGATGIQELFVKVSE, from the coding sequence ATGAAGTCCTGGTCACGTCGGAACTTGCTCAAAACAGCAAGCAGTCTCGTGTTGGCATCGGCATTGCCGACTCCCAGCATTTCCCTGGCTGGGATGTGGAGTCAGTTGTTTGGGGGATTTGGGCGCGAGGTTTCCCCGATTACTCCCAATGACGAATTCTATATCACCTCGTACCGCTCCCCGCCGGATATACGGCTTTACGATTGGGCATTGACGCTTAAAGGTTTGGTCAAATCACCCATGACTCTCACCTACTCAGAACTTCTTGCCCGACCAACAGTTTCAGAAATTGTCACGTTAGAATGTGTAGGAAATGCGGTTGGGGATGAGAGTATTGGCACCGCTGAATGGAACGGTGTCTCCTTGAAGACCTTGCTCAATGAAACAGGCATTGAGTCCAATGCCTACGATGTCGTCCTTCGCGCCGCGGATGGATATTCCGATAGCATCCCCATTGAACGGGCGATGCATGGCGATGTCTTGGTCGCACACCAAATGAATGGCGTGACACTCCCAACTGGACATGGTTATCCTGCCCGCCTCATTGTCCCTGGCGTTTACGGCATGAAGCATGTGCAGTGGCTGACGGAAATCGAACTCGTTCCTCGAGATTATCAAGGCTATTACCAAAAGCAGGGTTGGACAGATGATGCGACTGTGCAGACGAAGACCTGGATCACCGATCCTCAAGATTATGACGAATTACCGAGTAAGGATTTTCTGATAAAAGGGTTTGCCTTTGCGGGCATACGAGGCATTCGGTCCGTAGAAATCAGTCTTAACGGCGGGGATACCTGGCATCCCGCACATTTAAAGCCAGCACAGTCTCCTTATTCGTGGGTATTTTGGGATTATTTATGGAAGGAACCCAGGCCTGGAGTGTATGTCCTCCTTGCACGGGCAACCGATGGTACGGGTATGATGCAATCATTTCTTCATCAAAAGCCCTTTCCTAAGGGAGCCACCGGTATTCAAGAATTGTTTGTGAAAGTGTCTGAATAA
- a CDS encoding DUF547 domain-containing protein, whose protein sequence is MKYHEIARDPRFHTYLEELNRVDPNALSTREARLAFWINAYNAFAIKGILDGYSPRTKFGQWRYFISRKYRVGGETLNLNNLEKKILIPEYREPRIHFAIVCASQSCPKLRSEAFTAEHLETQLNENARQFINDPTKNRFDREHRVAYLSKIFDWFTEDFVAHSGSLTAYVTQFVDDPLLAQDLRTSIYTVEFLDYDWTLNGIPPSDS, encoded by the coding sequence GTGAAATACCATGAGATCGCTCGTGACCCTCGATTTCATACCTACCTCGAGGAGCTCAATCGGGTTGATCCAAATGCCCTATCCACTCGAGAAGCCAGACTGGCCTTTTGGATAAACGCCTACAACGCTTTTGCTATCAAGGGCATTCTAGACGGGTACTCGCCACGCACCAAATTTGGCCAATGGCGATATTTTATTTCTCGAAAATATCGAGTCGGCGGAGAAACTCTCAATCTCAATAATCTTGAGAAGAAAATTTTAATTCCCGAGTATCGCGAACCACGCATCCACTTTGCAATCGTGTGCGCTTCCCAATCATGTCCGAAACTTCGTTCCGAAGCCTTCACTGCTGAACATCTTGAAACTCAACTTAACGAGAATGCCCGTCAGTTCATCAACGATCCAACCAAGAATCGGTTTGACCGCGAACACAGGGTGGCCTATCTCTCAAAAATTTTCGATTGGTTCACCGAGGATTTTGTCGCGCATTCCGGCTCTTTGACTGCATATGTAACCCAATTTGTAGATGACCCGCTCCTCGCACAGGATCTACGTACTTCCATTTATACCGTAGAATTCCTCGATTATGATTGGACGTTGAACGGCATTCCTCCCTCTGATTCCTAG
- a CDS encoding DUF692 domain-containing protein codes for MDTPRTNPQVGVGLRPTHYPFLQEKPEVRVQWFEAISENYMDSEGRPIDMLELVRADYPVALHGVSLSIVSAEGIRHDYLAKLKILIDRINPFIVSDHLCWTGHQAANLHDLLPFPFTEDALRVIQDNVDHVQNYLKRHILLENVSTYLSFPQSQHTEWEFLTIVSNTTGCKLLLDVNNLYVNSQNHHFDPLRFVDAIPTDLIGQIHLAGYTDMGTYLFDTHSNPVSTEVWNLFSHVIARAPDVPVLIEWDDDIPEFPRLEEEALKAAAIWENHHGPVDAQALSTII; via the coding sequence ATGGACACACCCAGGACCAATCCTCAGGTTGGCGTCGGCCTTCGGCCCACCCATTATCCCTTTCTTCAAGAAAAGCCCGAAGTGCGCGTGCAATGGTTCGAGGCCATCAGCGAAAACTATATGGACTCTGAAGGCCGTCCCATTGACATGCTGGAACTCGTTCGCGCGGATTACCCTGTGGCGCTTCACGGGGTTTCCCTTTCGATTGTCTCGGCGGAGGGAATAAGGCACGATTACCTTGCAAAACTAAAAATTTTGATCGATCGCATCAACCCCTTTATTGTTTCGGACCATCTCTGTTGGACCGGCCACCAGGCAGCCAACCTGCATGACTTGCTTCCCTTTCCGTTCACCGAAGATGCGCTTCGAGTTATTCAAGACAATGTTGATCATGTCCAAAATTATTTGAAACGACATATCTTGCTGGAAAATGTTTCCACCTATCTCTCGTTTCCTCAATCACAACATACAGAATGGGAGTTTCTCACCATTGTGTCCAACACCACGGGCTGCAAATTATTGCTCGACGTGAATAATCTCTATGTAAACTCCCAAAACCATCACTTTGATCCGCTTAGGTTTGTGGATGCCATCCCCACCGACCTGATTGGACAAATTCATTTGGCGGGATACACGGATATGGGAACCTACTTATTTGATACCCATTCCAACCCCGTATCCACCGAGGTTTGGAATTTATTTTCGCATGTCATTGCCCGTGCTCCGGATGTCCCGGTGCTCATTGAATGGGACGATGACATTCCGGAATTCCCTCGACTCGAAGAGGAAGCCCTCAAAGCCGCTGCCATTTGGGAAAATCACCATGGACCAGTTGACGCTCAAGCACTTTCAACAATTATTTAG
- a CDS encoding DNA-binding domain-containing protein: protein MDQLTLKHFQQLFSQATLPSLEPEPPPTIGDLIVPGGALTASDALNVYGTGVVVRLTEALGETFEAVWWVCGDDDFFQLAKYYIQTHPSSTYNLSHYGETFSEMLDRLGPFPDLPFLGDLARYEWLFKCLFHTKQHDSVAQDALQSLTEEATIRFHFGSAVTLFTSRYAIYDLWKLRGAEHDGTPPTAWDRPQSLVLYKKDKQIFIREVDDAEYGILYALHHGASLDAALASAGDAHPEFDQQRVSDLFQMMFHTGIIHHIDIQPSP from the coding sequence ATGGACCAGTTGACGCTCAAGCACTTTCAACAATTATTTAGTCAGGCCACGCTCCCCAGCTTGGAACCTGAGCCCCCCCCAACGATCGGTGATCTCATCGTGCCCGGAGGGGCACTGACCGCTTCCGACGCTCTCAACGTGTATGGCACTGGAGTGGTCGTCAGGCTCACCGAAGCTCTGGGTGAAACGTTTGAGGCGGTCTGGTGGGTTTGCGGAGACGATGACTTTTTTCAACTGGCAAAATACTACATTCAGACGCATCCCTCCTCGACCTACAATCTTTCACACTATGGAGAAACATTTTCTGAAATGCTGGATCGCTTGGGCCCATTTCCGGATTTGCCCTTTCTCGGTGACCTCGCTCGATATGAATGGCTGTTTAAATGCCTGTTTCACACCAAACAACACGACTCCGTGGCTCAAGATGCCCTGCAATCATTAACCGAAGAAGCCACTATTCGATTTCATTTTGGAAGCGCGGTCACACTCTTTACCTCCCGTTATGCCATTTACGACCTATGGAAACTCCGCGGCGCAGAGCATGACGGCACTCCACCGACTGCATGGGATCGTCCGCAATCCCTAGTGCTGTATAAAAAGGACAAACAAATTTTTATACGCGAAGTGGACGATGCAGAGTATGGTATTCTTTACGCCTTACATCACGGAGCTTCTCTGGACGCGGCGCTCGCCTCCGCAGGCGATGCACATCCCGAGTTTGATCAGCAGCGGGTTTCCGATCTGTTTCAAATGATGTTTCATACCGGAATCATTCACCACATCGATATTCAGCCATCACCCTGA
- a CDS encoding radical SAM protein: MTTDTLPVLRNLITRKPLLAIFEVCLRCNSACGYCDLPLNVGRYEMSREEIRKAFQHLYDHGLRFLFIQGGEPLVRRDLPEILEDLYAIGFHLTLITNGTKLTKPLVDRFRPLNVNISVSLDTLDQERYHHIRGRDQLPDVLRGIDLLQDYPHPKFLTCIVSEPNRHDVLDVARFARARGFIPVVGAYHWNVERYGKVDMTLQYERAMAKHVFEQLLESNVVPAGYFRRYLHDNVNWLNGTSLAPCDAGKYSIAIDASGNVAPCLALHSAGNLREQSLPEILEKMDAKAIRVCSDQSSCNMMCSRVIGSLLRHPIDAIRTPQTVAPIRNMYARQA, from the coding sequence ATGACCACCGACACCCTCCCTGTCCTTCGCAACCTCATCACAAGAAAACCACTGTTGGCTATTTTTGAAGTTTGTCTGCGTTGCAACTCCGCCTGTGGATATTGCGATCTTCCCCTAAATGTGGGTCGGTATGAAATGTCGCGAGAAGAGATTCGCAAAGCCTTTCAACACCTCTATGACCACGGCCTGCGGTTTTTGTTTATTCAAGGTGGGGAGCCTTTAGTGCGCCGTGATCTGCCGGAGATCTTAGAAGACCTATACGCGATCGGGTTTCATCTCACGCTCATTACCAATGGAACGAAATTGACGAAGCCCCTCGTGGATCGCTTCCGGCCATTAAACGTGAATATTTCTGTCAGCCTCGACACCCTCGACCAAGAACGCTATCACCACATTCGAGGCCGAGACCAATTGCCTGACGTCCTTCGAGGCATCGACTTGCTCCAGGACTATCCACATCCGAAATTTCTCACATGCATCGTGAGTGAACCCAATCGACACGATGTCCTCGACGTCGCTCGATTTGCCAGAGCCCGCGGGTTCATCCCTGTGGTCGGTGCCTATCACTGGAACGTCGAACGGTATGGGAAAGTGGATATGACCTTGCAGTATGAACGGGCCATGGCCAAACATGTTTTTGAGCAGCTTCTTGAATCAAATGTAGTGCCCGCCGGGTATTTTCGTCGATACCTTCATGATAATGTCAATTGGCTAAATGGCACTTCACTTGCCCCTTGCGATGCAGGCAAATACAGCATCGCCATTGATGCCTCCGGTAATGTAGCACCATGCTTGGCCTTACACTCCGCTGGAAATCTCCGGGAGCAATCCCTGCCTGAGATCCTTGAGAAAATGGATGCCAAGGCGATCCGTGTCTGCTCCGACCAATCCTCGTGCAATATGATGTGCAGCCGGGTCATTGGATCCTTACTGCGCCATCCGATTGATGCCATACGCACTCCACAAACCGTGGCTCCCATAAGGAACATGTATGCTCGTCAAGCCTAA
- a CDS encoding TIGR04283 family arsenosugar biosynthesis glycosyltransferase — MIYIIIPAYNEENALPFTLSSLRTAHGCCEIIVVDGGSTDRTPHIAKGTPSVTLLTAPKGRASQMNTGAAYAIQHSYDTQNWLLFLHADTTLPEGSLQRLQAMHTDAMIQAGGFFHQFSGDDWRLRFISWLDNFRCTHSRIIYGDQALFVRCGLFEQLGGFPNQPILEDVAFCEKLIQHTRPILLTPPVVTDSRKFVQMGIWRSLARVFLIILSVEFRLPMLAPAFFRDIR, encoded by the coding sequence ATGATTTACATAATCATTCCAGCCTATAACGAAGAGAACGCGCTTCCATTTACACTCTCTTCTTTACGGACAGCACACGGGTGTTGTGAAATTATCGTGGTCGATGGAGGGAGCACCGACCGTACACCGCACATTGCGAAAGGCACACCCTCGGTCACCCTACTTACTGCTCCCAAAGGACGTGCCTCTCAAATGAATACCGGGGCAGCCTACGCCATTCAACACAGCTATGACACTCAGAACTGGTTGCTGTTTCTCCACGCGGATACCACCCTCCCGGAGGGCAGCCTTCAACGTCTCCAGGCCATGCACACGGACGCCATGATTCAAGCCGGAGGATTTTTTCACCAATTTTCCGGTGATGACTGGCGGCTTCGCTTCATTTCCTGGCTAGATAACTTTCGATGCACACATTCTCGCATCATTTATGGAGACCAAGCGCTTTTTGTCCGATGCGGCCTATTTGAGCAACTCGGGGGCTTTCCCAATCAACCGATTCTCGAAGATGTGGCATTTTGCGAAAAGCTCATTCAACACACCCGCCCCATCCTTCTTACTCCCCCCGTTGTCACAGACTCTCGCAAATTCGTCCAAATGGGCATCTGGCGTAGCCTCGCCCGAGTGTTTCTCATCATCCTCAGCGTCGAGTTTCGGTTGCCTATGCTGGCACCAGCCTTTTTCAGAGATATTCGCTAG